CCCAGCCCCTTCAAAGGCTCCTACCTTCCCCTTGAACCTGCTCTTAGAAAGATAATCGTCCGAGTTCATGGCCGCATCTTTTGAACGTCGCTCTATCTCGTTCTCGAGATCTCTGATCTCGGCCTTCGGGGCGCCGGACCTCTTCATTGCGGCCAGCTTCTTGTTCAGCTCCTGCCTTATTTTCTGGTAGGCCAGGTCCATCTTATCGAAACCCTCCTTCTCCCAAGGCGTTGGAGTGTCCACTCCCTGAGTGACAAGCCCTTCCCACTTGAGCTCTTTCTTCTTTGGATGGGCGGTGATGTTCGGCTCAAGCGGCTCAATGCCCTTGGGATAGAAGTCATTGTAAGCCGTAGAAGAGGTATAATATTCGTCGGCGAGACCAGCGAAAGAATGCCCGAACTCGTGAACGATAAGATATTTATACCACTGGTTGTCGGTAGTGAAAACGGAGTAGAGATTGTATATGCCACCGCCGCCATAGCGCTTGTGGTTGACCATTATGGTCAGGGCATCGTAGGGGGCATGGGCCGCGATGTCGCGAAGCGCTTTATTGTTCTCCGTCATCAGATAACGCTCCGACCCCAAAGAATCGAACGTTGTGTCTATGGCGGTGTTCTTAAAAGAACCGTGGCTCGGCTCGTCACACCCGCTCTCATCTGAGGGTTTAAAGACACCGTATATGTTTATCTTATCCTTTAAAGATCTATAGGGCTCCTGCGAAAGCATCGTCCTTGCAAAACGGTTAAAGTCCTTTACTACCTTACCCTCTTCGGCGGCCGTGTAACCTTCGGCCACAACGGCAATATCAATGTGCGTATGAGGTTCGCCGTTATGAACGGTCTTAAAGACCTTCACGCCTCTCGAAAGGGCCTCTTTATTTATGTTCGTACTTTTGGGATCTATCTCCTGCCTGAATATCTCCTTAAGTTCATTGTTCTTCCCCCTGCTTTCTATCGTGAAGATGATATCGGCCTTTGGATACGGGATCAGCATCGACTCCTGATAACTTTTCTTTACCCCTTTTATCGCATCGTCCGTAGTCCTGTATTCGCCGAAATAAGTATCAAACCCCTTGGAGAAGATGAGCTCCTTTGATGCCTTATCGTAGATCTTTGCATAATATTTGCCCAAATTCCTCTCATCTATCAGGTTCTTCACGCTCCCGGCCCACCTCCCCTGCTTATAGATGGTGTCGATGGTAATGAACTCTGTCTTTGAGTCGCCGGT
The window above is part of the Deltaproteobacteria bacterium CG11_big_fil_rev_8_21_14_0_20_49_13 genome. Proteins encoded here:
- a CDS encoding peptidase M64, with translation MKKSCLMLFAVLMSAATAAFAGSRTFDDLFADDTMRIDYLHTGDSKTEFITIDTIYKQGRWAGSVKNLIDERNLGKYYAKIYDKASKELIFSKGFDTYFGEYRTTDDAIKGVKKSYQESMLIPYPKADIIFTIESRGKNNELKEIFRQEIDPKSTNINKEALSRGVKVFKTVHNGEPHTHIDIAVVAEGYTAAEEGKVVKDFNRFARTMLSQEPYRSLKDKINIYGVFKPSDESGCDEPSHGSFKNTAIDTTFDSLGSERYLMTENNKALRDIAAHAPYDALTIMVNHKRYGGGGIYNLYSVFTTDNQWYKYLIVHEFGHSFAGLADEYYTSSTAYNDFYPKGIEPLEPNITAHPKKKELKWEGLVTQGVDTPTPWEKEGFDKMDLAYQKIRQELNKKLAAMKRSGAPKAEIRDLENEIERRSKDAAMNSDDYLSKSRFKGKVGAFEGAGYSSEGLYRPMLDCIMFTKGAKPFCKVCERAIADNIKYYSGF